Proteins found in one Roseovarius pelagicus genomic segment:
- a CDS encoding DMT family transporter, with protein MTTSTSASGAVHNPAVGIGFILFGIVAISINDMLIKVLSGGYPLHQMVFTRSIIGIVFSLMLVQMEGGWRILKTNTPGLHLLRAMMLVVANLTFFSALASLPLAETTAIFFIAPLLITLLSIPFLGEKVGPLRIGAVVVGFAGVVIMVRPWEGGDSRPVAWYVYLLPILAALTYAINQLLTRKLGVASKASAMTVYVQVNFIVVTLIFWAIAGDGRYAVGIENESLIFLLRAWEWPQGRDVWLLLGLGLNSAVIGYALAQAYRLADAGTIAPFEYIGLPLAIFWGWMIWGEWPTPMVMIGIILVLGSGLFVFLRERQKGRRLVSGKRVHRRY; from the coding sequence ATGACTACCTCTACTTCTGCTTCAGGCGCTGTTCACAACCCGGCTGTCGGCATCGGTTTTATCCTCTTTGGAATCGTGGCGATCTCTATCAATGATATGCTGATCAAGGTTCTTTCCGGTGGCTATCCTTTGCATCAGATGGTGTTCACGCGCTCGATCATCGGCATCGTGTTCAGTCTCATGCTGGTACAGATGGAAGGCGGCTGGCGCATTCTGAAAACCAACACACCGGGACTGCACCTCTTGCGCGCAATGATGCTGGTGGTGGCAAACCTCACGTTCTTTTCCGCACTGGCATCTCTACCATTGGCCGAGACGACCGCAATATTCTTCATCGCACCGCTTCTCATTACCCTGCTTAGCATCCCGTTTCTGGGGGAAAAGGTCGGACCGCTGCGCATCGGCGCTGTCGTCGTTGGCTTTGCCGGAGTGGTCATCATGGTCCGCCCTTGGGAGGGGGGCGATAGCCGCCCGGTCGCATGGTATGTCTATTTGCTTCCCATACTTGCGGCGCTGACCTATGCGATCAACCAGTTGCTGACGCGCAAGCTGGGGGTAGCGTCGAAGGCGTCGGCAATGACCGTCTATGTTCAGGTCAACTTTATCGTTGTTACCCTGATATTTTGGGCCATTGCCGGTGACGGGCGGTATGCAGTCGGGATCGAGAACGAAAGCCTGATTTTCCTTTTGCGGGCGTGGGAATGGCCACAGGGACGGGATGTCTGGCTCTTGCTCGGTCTCGGACTGAACTCGGCTGTGATCGGCTATGCACTGGCGCAGGCATACCGGCTCGCGGATGCGGGCACGATCGCACCTTTCGAATACATCGGGTTGCCACTGGCGATCTTCTGGGGCTGGATGATCTGGGGCGAATGGCCGACGCCGATGGTGATGATTGGCATCATCCTCGTTCTTGGCTCGGGATTGTTCGTATTCCTGCGCGAACGCCAGAAGGGCCGTCGGCTGGTCAGCGGCAAACGCGTACATCGTCGCTACTGA
- a CDS encoding CaiB/BaiF CoA transferase family protein, whose amino-acid sequence MLAGIRIVEFEGLGPAPFAAMMLADLGAEVICVHRPDTSDVTGAVSLLDRGKKSITLDLKSDADRTVALALIQTADALIEGLRPGVMERLGLGPEICQTTNPALVYGRMTGWGQDGPRAQTAGHDLNYLATSGALWYASEPGQPPFTPPTMLGDIGGGALYLVAGILTGLLAVRGGAKGAVVDAAMVDGSAHMMTLLMAIRQSGQMVTDRGQSLLDGPHWSRCYACADGGYLSVQCLEPQFYAAFLKLLGLGDNPALADQHDPAQWPRQTAQLAGIFVAEPVAHWAALFDGSDACVAPVLSPDGAAHDPHMQARGIWQAPDGVLQPSAAPRFDGLRRDVARPPLRGAQSDEIRADLIARGLLKEA is encoded by the coding sequence ATGCTGGCAGGGATACGGATTGTTGAATTCGAGGGACTGGGGCCTGCCCCCTTTGCCGCTATGATGCTTGCCGATCTAGGAGCCGAAGTCATCTGCGTCCACCGCCCGGACACGAGCGATGTCACCGGCGCAGTCAGCCTGCTGGACCGTGGCAAGAAATCGATCACGCTCGACCTTAAATCCGACGCCGATCGCACCGTGGCGTTGGCGCTGATCCAGACAGCCGATGCGCTGATTGAGGGGTTGCGCCCCGGCGTGATGGAGCGGCTGGGACTGGGCCCAGAGATCTGTCAGACCACCAATCCTGCACTCGTCTATGGGCGGATGACCGGCTGGGGTCAGGACGGCCCGCGTGCGCAAACCGCCGGGCACGACCTCAACTACCTCGCCACCTCGGGCGCGCTCTGGTACGCGTCCGAACCCGGCCAGCCGCCCTTTACGCCACCAACGATGCTGGGCGATATCGGGGGCGGCGCCCTATATCTGGTTGCTGGCATATTGACCGGGCTTCTGGCGGTTCGGGGCGGCGCAAAGGGCGCTGTGGTCGACGCAGCAATGGTCGACGGCTCGGCGCATATGATGACGCTTTTGATGGCGATCCGGCAAAGCGGCCAGATGGTCACAGACCGCGGCCAGAGCCTGCTGGACGGACCGCATTGGTCACGCTGCTATGCCTGCGCCGATGGCGGTTACCTCAGCGTGCAATGTCTGGAGCCACAGTTTTATGCCGCGTTCCTGAAACTGCTAGGACTGGGGGACAACCCGGCACTCGCCGATCAGCACGATCCGGCGCAATGGCCACGTCAGACGGCACAGTTGGCCGGGATTTTCGTAGCCGAGCCGGTCGCGCACTGGGCCGCACTCTTTGATGGCAGCGATGCCTGTGTCGCCCCGGTGCTGTCGCCGGATGGCGCGGCACATGACCCACATATGCAGGCACGCGGGATCTGGCAGGCACCGGATGGCGTATTGCAGCCCTCCGCCGCACCCCGGTTTGACGGCCTACGGCGCGACGTTGCGCGCCCTCCGCTGCGCGGTGCCCAGTCGGATGAGATACGCGCCGACCTGATCGCCAGAGGCTTACTCAAAGAGGCGTGA
- a CDS encoding flavin monoamine oxidase family protein, which translates to MSAPDVVIIGAGAAGVGAGMALKKSGVSFVIVEGADRVGGRAFTDTTSLGVAWDHGCHWMHCADENPLVAMADRFGARYDKRNRDDQFAVWQGGAFATSDALSAADAAVTRAFEAIEAAGRKALDVPIPDVLPDAGQWTGGVDCILALMSGDVPRDVSAAAYADYVDTDVNWPVLSGYGDLITRMAAGLPVRTGVRVSRIDQQANGVRVETDGGPIEARAAIVTASTNVLTSGNIGFGAGPACDLVQQLEHVPCGAYEKVAFALDTVPEMARDKVFINVDPGNGIPAISFQVMDHDQPLLIAHFAGDIARELSTAGAAAMTDFATGHMTTAFGSDVARTIRASAVTNWTQNPMVQGSYSHARPGYAQLRRDLIAADTGNVAFAGEAFSTRWQATAHGAWLSGQDVAARIAAQLG; encoded by the coding sequence ATGAGCGCGCCAGACGTTGTGATCATCGGGGCCGGTGCCGCCGGTGTCGGGGCCGGAATGGCCCTGAAAAAAAGCGGCGTTTCCTTTGTCATCGTCGAAGGCGCGGACCGGGTTGGTGGGCGCGCCTTTACGGACACGACTTCGCTTGGGGTCGCTTGGGATCACGGATGCCACTGGATGCACTGCGCAGACGAAAACCCCTTGGTCGCGATGGCCGACAGATTTGGCGCACGCTACGACAAGCGCAACAGGGACGACCAGTTTGCCGTATGGCAAGGCGGGGCATTCGCCACCTCTGATGCGCTATCGGCAGCTGACGCCGCTGTGACAAGAGCCTTTGAGGCCATCGAAGCGGCGGGCCGCAAGGCGCTGGATGTCCCAATCCCAGATGTGCTGCCCGATGCGGGTCAATGGACGGGCGGGGTGGATTGTATCCTCGCGCTGATGTCCGGCGACGTGCCGCGCGATGTCTCTGCCGCTGCCTATGCTGATTATGTCGATACCGATGTCAACTGGCCGGTGCTCAGCGGTTATGGCGACCTGATCACGCGCATGGCGGCGGGTCTGCCGGTGCGCACTGGCGTGCGGGTCAGCAGGATCGATCAGCAGGCAAACGGCGTACGCGTCGAAACCGATGGCGGCCCCATCGAGGCGCGCGCAGCCATTGTCACTGCCTCGACCAATGTTCTGACATCCGGTAACATCGGATTCGGCGCAGGCCCCGCCTGCGACCTCGTTCAGCAGCTCGAACATGTGCCCTGCGGTGCCTATGAAAAGGTGGCCTTTGCTCTGGACACAGTGCCCGAAATGGCTCGCGATAAGGTATTCATCAACGTCGATCCCGGCAACGGCATACCGGCGATCAGCTTTCAGGTCATGGACCATGATCAGCCGCTCTTGATCGCACATTTCGCCGGGGACATCGCCCGAGAACTGTCAACTGCAGGCGCGGCAGCGATGACCGACTTCGCCACTGGGCATATGACCACGGCGTTCGGCAGCGATGTCGCACGCACCATTCGCGCGAGCGCAGTCACGAACTGGACGCAGAACCCAATGGTGCAAGGATCCTACTCTCACGCCAGACCGGGATATGCCCAGTTGCGCCGCGACCTGATCGCAGCGGACACTGGCAATGTTGCCTTCGCCGGCGAGGCATTTTCCACGCGTTGGCAGGCTACCGCCCACGGCGCATGGCTGAGCGGACAGGACGTAGCCGCGCGTATCGCGGCACAACTGGGCTAA